A window of Benincasa hispida cultivar B227 chromosome 9, ASM972705v1, whole genome shotgun sequence genomic DNA:
CGCTCGAGCTCAAGCCTAGTTTGATGAATTTGTTGCCCATCTTCAGTGGAGTTCCAGGAGAGAACTTGCACAAGTATATAAAAGATTTCCACATGTTATGCGTAAGTATGCGACCCCATGAGGTTATAGAAGAACCACTAAACCTTAGAGTCTTTCCTTTTTCATTACAGAATGGTGCTAAGGATGGGTTGTTCTACTTAGCCCCCAGGTCTATAACTACCTCGaatgatttgaaaaataaatttcttgaaaaaaatttCCAACTTCTAGAGCCAATTCAATTAGAAATGATATTTATAGCATTAAACAGAATGTTGAAGAAACATTATATGAATATTGGAAGAGATATAAACGTTTATGTGCTAGTTTTCCTCATCATCAAATAACTTATCAATTGTTAATCCAGTATTTCTATAGTGGTTTGCTCTCTAATGATAGAAGTGTAATTAATTCTGCTACTAGAGGACATACCAGGTGATGACAAAGAATCATAAGACATATCTGAACTTATAATATAAGCTAAtctataaaatctaaaaacttaggctctgataccaacggTAGCGACCCGACCTTTAAAAATCTCTAACAAGGGTCATTACTTCATATATGCACATTTAAAATCCCAAATATTTTGACCATTGAGGTAAAagttattaaaacaataaagacatctccaaaacaatttataaaattaataaatatacaaataaataaaaccttTGTTTGGGGCCCATTAAATAGTTAAGTATAACGCGGTTAGTTAAATGTGTTTAGTATGAATTTATCTATTCATATTTGGCTAACTGAGTAATTAGGAACATTTGTTAGGTTTCTAGGATTAGGCATAGGTAAGAAGCTAAAATTATGTTTTGATAATTAAGAACATTTGTTAGGTTTCTAGGGCTAATTATAGGGCTAATTAACTAATCTTCGTGCTTCCCTATAGTTTGACCCAGATTTGCCACTTATGCTACCTATAGTATAAATATAGGTGGCTAGTTCATgatcataaatattatttgattgatgGAAAACCATGACAACATTCTATCTGTCAATCATTGTACGCTTATAATGTTGGTTTTCAACCAACTTAAAAGGCCAATTTTGTACTAATGGAGTCATGCCGCTAGCTAAAAACCCATTAGACCAACTCGGTCGAGGACAATGTGCTAAGGTCGAACTCACCTAAATCACTCCTAAACAAGGCTCAAACACACCACCATGCGCATCTCAACTCATACAAATGGACGAATTGTCCACCTCGGAGGGTGACTTTTTAGGGCCTGTTTTGTAGCTTTTCCACCCAAATAGTAAACGTGCCCCCCTTAAGCTCACAAAAAGCCAACTTAGTGAGGCTAATTCAGAGGTTGGCTACGCATTAGCGCCTGCTTCTCACTCTTACGAGTTTTGTTTGGTTCGAGTAGAACGCTATTGAAATGCACCCACAACGTACCCTAGCTGACACTTAAAACTATGACTCCAAGTTGAACACCTATTTAAACCTTTCTAAGTATTTTATGAAGATTAAGAAATAAAACACATATTTCTATGATGATTTAAGAGGCCAAATTAAGTTAGCAGTGgaatatataataaagaaaAGCAAATGGTAAAAGTGTTGAGTTAAAATGCAAAGGAACACTGTGAGGCTTACTTCTTACCTAGGGTATTCGTATATTTGAATCCCCcaaaaatgtttagtttatgGTAAGGTATAGAAAGCAAGAAATATAAACTACAGAGTAAGAAAACGTGGAAATTAACTTCATTGAATTGAAAGAATATATCGTTTCTGAATGATAAACAAAAGAATTACACCTCGAGCTTAAGAATTGAATGGActttaacataaaacataaaactacAAGGAGTTTCAAGCTTGTCTTTCCTTTTTCTACTTGagaacaaagaaaaagaatctTAAACTTTCTGGTAGAATGATGATGGAGATTCTGAGTATGAATTATAGAGATCCAAGCTTGGATGGAGTTGTTTTCTTTGATGCTTGTGCTGCCTTTTATAGACCTGGTAGTAATTTCATTTTTTGGTCCTCAGTGAAGCAAAAAAGTTGTTTCTCGATCAAATTAGAGTATAGAGGTATGTCATACGTTGTGGCTGAATTGTGGATCCAATCTATTCTGTCTGAAGTGATTGTTCCTTCTCTATCTGCTCCCTCGTTGTCACATACCTAGTTGCAACCTCGTTCTTCACAACCGCTCAAAGCACATTGAGGTAGATCGTCACTTCATCGAAAGAAGACAATGAAAAAACAACTTATATTTGATTCATCCTCTCCAAGGATCAATTGACCAatactatgactaaatccctaCCCACTGCTCGTTTTCACTGTTTACAAACAAAGCACACAGTCCATGATCATCCGACTTCGCTTGTGGGGGATGATAGAATGTCATTCATCAATATTTGTGGTGGTTTATTTTGCAAGATTTTCCTTTTACATTTTTGTTACACGTCCTACAAAATGCCTACACATGGATGGGTTTCTCTTGTCTTATATTAAGTATTTGTTTTCCGTTGTATTCCCATTATATCTTATTCAATACATATCACAACAATTATTTGATTATTCTTCTGCAATTCTTGACCCTCGTTTAGCTGTTAAATGGAGGATGAATTCTCCTTACCAGTGCAATCAATTGTGATTCTTTACTCTTAAAGTCGAGTGTACAAAGTATCCACCCATGTTTTTATGGTATTAAAGCCTATATAAAGGTTAAAATCCAACACAAAATTCCTTTGTCAATCACAACTTACAAAACTCATGGCCAAAGTTGAAACAACATTAACAATATAAGCCTTCCACCAATGTTCAAGTTTAATATCATTGAAGCTACTTTCCACAAATTACATTAGAGAAGTGATAACCAAAGGAAGCTTAGCACAACTAATATATAGATACTTTAACAACCAACAAGTTTGTGGTTCGACTTCCTCCACTcatattatactaaaaaaaatctaaaagttAGTTCATGAGAAGCTTTTGAAAAGATCAACATCGTCTGAAAGGCAATGATCAAGCCCTTAACGTAAAAATGGTCAACAAAGAAGGTGAAACTACTCCCAAATCACACTACATCACGTGGCTCCATAATGATGACCTCTTAACCTCTGATGACCAATTTCAGGCTCCAGAAATCATCTCCAATGACAATTCCGGTGATCCAACTCCAATGACCACCTTCGCATGACCAACTCTGGCGACCAATTTCAACCTCCAGTAACCACCTACGACAACAAATTCCAATGTCTAACTCCGACAACCATCTTCGTAAGCTCCGACAACCATCTCCAACTACAAACTTCAACAAAAATCTCCTTCAATGACCACCTTCGAACGAGCAACCTCGACGACCAACTCcgagcttcgacaaccacctccgacgacaaactccaacaaccaactccaataccactttcatgtgaccaacttcaggctccgacaaccacctccgactataAACTCTAGCAAAAatctttgataatcaacttcgacgaccaccttcGCATGACCAACCTCGGGTCTCGAAAACCACCTTCGACAACAAACTCCGATGATCATCTCTAGTACCACCTTCATGTAATTAACTTCAGGTTCCGACAATCACCTCTAACTCAAACTCTAgtgaaaatcatcttcaataattaacttcgacaaccacttctaACTATTATAAGATcgatgactgttaaagtatgttgtagggttgccGGTTGTTGATCATAtcaataatagtattttgtttacattaagtgcaatactTATATgtagaaatttgtaaaatacatttttatttaattggatTCACATAGTAAATGAgttttaagaatatttagaaaagtatgtatgtagttaaaaagtatataacatataacaaaaaaaaaatcataaaatggataatttttttctaaaacattttctagcaagaattagtgaaattttgatatttgttctCTGATGAACATTCAAATCTAGAGGAATTAAAAGTGAAATTATTAAAGAAGTGTGATGACATTTGATTAGTCTGCAATGATGATGGggaagattttttaaaaaaaaaaatcataagagAGTAGAAATATAGTGCAACGActggaagaagaaaatgatgatgaaattcatgaaaaaaaatagaaattaaaagttttgatttctcattttatttcaccatatttatataaaaaatatagtgagttaattgttgttcattacccaaaaaaaaaaaaagaaagaaagaaaagtttaaaaaattaaaagaaaaagaattacaatctatgttttatttaaacaaaaatgggtagaattattgaataaaaaattttcaaaacaaaaatagtaatcataaaagcagATTGTTTAGAATTCAAAAAACTATACCAGATACCtcagatatatgaactcaatTATGCATCTCATACAAAGATATATAAACTCAGACCAAATAATTATACTCCCCAAACGCAGACAATAATTATACtccccaaacacagacaataattataCTCCCCAAACACGGACATATGAACTCTACATATATATAAACCTCGCAAACATATAAACTCCAGACATCTTATCTCAACTTAGCACCCCAAACAacccttgtattttttttaatgtactaATGGGAAGGGCATCTTAAAACTtcacattcttttttttttttttttttaagattgagAATATTGATGCAACTTTAGAAAGTTCACGAATAGAAAGAAGATATTAATAGTTTCCATCCATATACAATCGATAAGTGTAACttctttttaacatttttttaactttattttaagtttaaggGTGCTGCCACAAGAAACTCGcacgtgagccttgagcgcttGCATCGTTAGAGCTAACCTACATGAGAGTACTCATACCAATATGCTGCCGAGTCGAGAACACTTTGATATCTAAGTTGATACACGGAGTATTTAACTCAACTAAGCATAGAGAAAGTTAGAGTTTCTCACTTGGAGTTACTAGCTTCTTCCACCTGAAGCTATCAAAATGGGGCTATTTATAAGGCCCTCCCCTCTAACACTTGTTTGGGGTTCCGTGTAACGTGGACAGTATCATACAGAGTGTCAGTAGCGAGTTTGGCTCGATTATTTCTTTTTGGTGAAATTTCACGAGCTCGGTTGGTCGACCTAGAACCAAGGGGTTGACTTTTCCTTTTGGATGGTGCAGACTCCTATGTAGCATTCTATTTTCTTTGATTAGGTTACGCCTGTGGGCTTTAGACCTTGCCTAGGGCAACCCTTAACAAAGGATAAtaatgaaacttttaaaagtttaagagtaattttgaaacaaaatgcAAAATTCATGGATATTTTCTATAGTTTAGCCTAAAATTAACCAAAAAGACAAGTTCAAGGGTatagaaaatattaaacaaaGTACAAAGGCAAATTCGCTTAATTGTAAATTGCTAAAAGGCACAAACAATTATATAGATGTGTGTGTGTGACATGACTATACAGTATAATGCCAATATACACAAAACGCACTTTATTTAGGCTACAAACCAATCTCCAGAGGGAGAATTTGATGTTCTAGTGAAGCCTTGCTGCTCCTCCTCCTCCAGAATGCAGCTTGTTATTACCGCTCTGGACAACCTGTAAAACGCCTGGTTGTTCTACCAAAGTACCAAAACGAAAAAGAAAGCACCATGAGCAACACTATCTTACAGTAATTCTGAAGATTTGGTCACATTCTAATATGAATGTCAACACACGCATCATTGACCCTTTTGAGAAATATTGATGCCATTGAGATTTACTAGGTGTAGGGACTAGACCAAAACATAGCATAACGTGCTCGACTTATATACTAGATTTCAGCTATAATACCAAAATCTAAATCTCATAACGTTATGGTGTTTAGTTTATAGATTTGAAACGATTTGATGGAGGTTGAAAGAATAGGAAATTTGAAAAACCAAGACAAAGCCACAATGGCCAACCTGAGCATAGCCCAGTTAGAACTAGTTAAGGCATTGCCCTAAATCAAAAAGCCAAAAGTTTAAATACCCCACCCTCACTCGTCCTTTGacttaaaaacacaaaacaaaagACAGGGCCACAAAGTTGCTGACATTAGAACAAATGAAAGTTTTTTAGCATCTAACCTACTTTAGAGGGTGAGTCTCAAGTAATCACATTTATGATTAaagatcattttctttttattttaaaggaaAACAACAACTTTCAtcgagaaaaaatgaaagaatgcaACGGCATACAAAAAACCACGCCTATAAACGAAGGGAATCCAGGGAAAGAATGGCAACAATACAAGACAGTGCCTACTGAATAATTATAAAAGATCCTCCAAAGATTGAAGTCCATAGAAAAATATGAAATCTAACGAGGGACCAAACATCGCTAGGATACCTCTCCAACCCTATAAACATTATGTTATTCCGGTCACTCtaaagattttatttaaaatctacGGTGAGTTTAAATCATGATGGGTATCCATGACATTAAGGCATCGCCCATGGGGAAATTCTCCTATTAAACCGtgttaaaacaaaaataaataaataatatatctaGCACTTAATTCTCCTATTCTTCATTTGAAAGGAACTAAAATCAACCTCAAGGTATTCCTGCGTGGTAAGGGCTTGAGATGTTCCAAGATCCCATTATGGCCTTTGGTTCAAGCCCCTAAGCAgaaacaataattttaaaactcaaattatctCTTGGAGCTAGTCTTGGGGTGGACAAGCTATTTTTGAAATGCACCATGAACATAATGCAATACAATAGTCATCcaaaaatttaataaacaacaaaaaaaggaaaaggaaaaaggataAACATATAAGCAAAAACTTGACACGGCAAGCTTGAGATTGTAAGATCAGACAGACCAAGTAGGACCGCAAACATATGAACGCATAAAGAGCAATCAAAATCCTGATCCAACTTCAAGAATCAAGCTTGAGAAACAAGCAACATAGCAGCTCAAGATGATAGGAAAAGCACAAACTACACCCTAACGTAACTAGAAAAGTACAGATCACAATAAGCTCTTCATACAATCGGGGTGATAGAACGAGAAACCAAATATTTGTAACCCTAACTCGAATGCATCAATTCCACCAAATAGACGAGATAATACAGCAATTTCACAAatcgaaaacaaaattgaagcaGATGACGTTAAGAGCAGGACTTACTGGTAATCTCCGCAACCTGATCGGAAGTAAGCCGAGCAGAGAAGCCACTAGCAGCATTTTTATAACTATACACAAGAGCCTCCCTAGCAGCTTCTTCACTACAAATCAACAAATCAAACCGAAATTCATCGCTAATCTAATCCCCACCGTTTACCAGCCACAGGATAGAAACAAGAGGTAGAAGAGAACGGACCTGCCAAGAACAGAAGCTAGGGTTCGGATGTGATAGGCCTCGGGTTCTTCATTGTGAGGCCTCTCGGTGTAAACGATATGCACCGCCGTGGATTGACCGGACATTGCTGCATAACTAAGAAGCCAATTCAGAGAAATGGAGAAGAGCAAAACGAGAATCAAGGGAAATGAAGAAACATTCGATATGGCCATTAGAAGTTGAATGATAATAAAGGAACGACAGAGAGTTAGAAATGTGTAGATATTCGAGACCTGAAGAGTTTTCCGATtggaaggaagaagatgaatgcgTAAGGGAAAGGAAAGCTTCCTGTTCTATCGCGTCAATGGCTTCACGTTCCTCTGCTTCAACCAACAGCTGGATTTGCTCTCTGAATTTGACAATGTCAACTCTGACCGATGAACAGATTTAATCCATTGATTGAGACCGAGTATTAAATGTCCTatcaatattaatatttatatttttgtaaataaaaaatttgaccCATTCCAATTCTTCAGGagcataaataaaaatatgaaattaaattgattcaaaaaaaaaatttatgtttttaaatatgtATTTGGTAACCGAatctagaaattaaaatttaatttaaataattgtaaattaattatagttattcacggacaataaattattattaatttatttactctataatttgataaaagcTTCGAAATAAATAGTCCATATAGTATGTACTTTTTATGAGAATTTAACAAACCATATAGACTATATACGAAGTTATATCAatcaatataaactaaattctaaattttaaaatgactaACTTTATCCAAATCATAGGGACCAGAATTGAAATTCaacctaatttaatttataatacattacataatacctattttattttttaaaaagtcatattagatttataatataacatactatatttctaaatattttatctttatttaatacaattctgctttttaaattttaaaattgaaattcttgatataaagaaaatataaaaatgttgttttcatatatttgtACGGTTTAAATCACATGATCCAAAAAGAATTTTCAGAAACATAATTCGGATTATCTATCAAACATATATTCACTTAATTGAGTGTCTGAAACATAAAACTTTCCTGTGATATATGGTGGTAATTAGAACTATACCAAACTTTCAAGTATactctcaaacttatataaAGATGTTAAAATTAGACTTTTAAACttacataattataaaaattgtaaTAATCATGTAGGTTTGAAGGTtcaatttttatcttttgatggtttaatttctataattattGTAAGTTTAACgatccaaatttaaaattagtaaaattTTAAGAGCTCGATTTTTATAATTAAGAATTTGAAAGTGTAATTATAATTAACATCATAGTTTAGGGGTAGTTTGTGCAATTTGATAAATTTGGTAAAGTTTGCTATATGTATAGATAGTTTAAcccatttttaatatttgaaaatgccACATTTATATTATTGATGTACTAAATTTATGAGTGAAGGTGTTTTCTTGCACTTATTGTTTGAATTCTTATTCATATTTGTTTCaaactattattttattagtaCATTGTCATCGACTAAtaatggtttaattttttttgtcacTATGTTTTgggtctaatttctatttagtcCCTAGATTTTTAttacacatttagtccttaaatttcatgtttgatttcaatttagtccctaaatgtCAAAAGGTTCAATTTTACTCtttgacatttgaattttatttcaatttagttttatgtttt
This region includes:
- the LOC120085074 gene encoding subtilisin-like protease SBT3.11 isoform X1 codes for the protein MSGQSTAVHIVYTERPHNEEPEAYHIRTLASVLGSEEAAREALVYSYKNAASGFSARLTSDQVAEITKQPGVLQVVQSGNNKLHSGGGGAARLH